From one Shewanella sp. GD04112 genomic stretch:
- a CDS encoding transporter substrate-binding domain-containing protein translates to MLLTLCKHGYRLLLCVSLGYAGLSLAATEAATKTVRLVTEAWPPMSFEQDGVPTGFGVELVNQLQTRIGQQEKIEVLPWARAYSIAHSAPNVLLFATSISDERESHFDFIGPIATSKITLYARADDPISINQLSEVNNAGIVGVYRESVGAQLLQQQGIDALLVASFPQQSAKQLLFSRVRFWCQADLAVKHILQDIGAKESDIKPVYVLSEIHLYLAFSKGTSADTVQRWQAELEKLKESGDFARLYQKWFGALPPPLEHHIFWHRKTVG, encoded by the coding sequence ATGTTGCTGACCCTTTGCAAACACGGTTATCGCCTATTGTTGTGCGTTAGCTTAGGCTATGCAGGCCTTAGCTTAGCTGCAACAGAAGCTGCAACCAAGACGGTGCGGTTAGTGACAGAGGCTTGGCCACCCATGAGCTTCGAGCAAGATGGCGTGCCAACTGGCTTTGGTGTTGAACTGGTTAATCAATTGCAGACGCGTATCGGGCAGCAGGAAAAAATTGAAGTCTTACCTTGGGCGCGGGCTTACTCTATTGCTCATTCGGCGCCGAACGTGTTGTTGTTTGCCACTTCCATTAGTGATGAGCGGGAAAGCCATTTCGATTTTATCGGCCCCATTGCCACCAGTAAAATTACTCTTTATGCCAGAGCTGATGATCCCATTAGCATCAATCAGTTATCCGAAGTTAATAACGCTGGGATCGTAGGCGTGTATCGTGAGTCAGTCGGCGCGCAATTACTGCAACAGCAGGGTATCGATGCTCTCTTAGTGGCGAGTTTTCCGCAGCAATCGGCTAAACAGTTGTTGTTTTCTCGGGTGCGGTTCTGGTGTCAGGCCGATTTGGCGGTCAAGCATATACTGCAGGATATCGGTGCGAAGGAGTCGGATATCAAACCCGTTTATGTGCTCTCCGAAATCCATCTTTATTTGGCATTCTCAAAAGGAACCTCTGCCGACACGGTGCAGCGTTGGCAAGCTGAGTTAGAAAAGCTCAAAGAATCGGGGGATTTTGCTCGGCTCTATCAAAAATGGTTTGGCGCCTTGCCGCCGCCCCTCGAACATCACATCTTTTGGCACCGAAAAACCGTAGGTTAG
- a CDS encoding diguanylate cyclase, which produces MQHYLRYLAICLMLLIGTHRVAIAEGQAQVDQIFALFDSGEAMTRESIEQNLSLLEKLISSDDIERIEKLNLLKCWNQPFETEEDVLHSLQHIEQTMAQIPPHASPHFLTDFTLCHAWFLQQKGDINGAMSGYTKSIQSAYEHEDIRLIADARSLRGALYSYIGDFSEALDDLVTAQGLYESLNLTGWANVNLADIATSFRRYGDPESAIKYYNKLKEFYSQKGNKEQVANVTSDIGIALDEMGEHERAIESFRFSYQYFKEHKYPLIAAINATNIAYSLIQLNRLNEAETYLKEAAQEITDKEPSAYSFMKLFMAKIRYQQGRYQDALDELAAAEIAFRVMHNDRGLIQLLQLKSDIHAAMGDLPSAYQELQQFIALTKKVDDSSSAHQTTELKVKFDTSWIESENKRLLDNQKLKEQELALLEKNKSLQLIILLLTGFILAIVSLFAYKQVHRNRHLQTIALTDYLTQLPNRRHIYAQAELYFQQAIKQKTPFSVIIFDADHFKKINDNFGHEIGDQALLTIAQASQALTADRNLIGRIGGEEFLILLPNTHAERVWELAHELQTLITRYGAINLPVELKLTVSAGVATLNTELGKQDESFARLLKRADNALYDAKNAGRNCVKAAKMAD; this is translated from the coding sequence TTGCAACATTACCTTCGATATTTAGCCATTTGTCTTATGCTGCTGATAGGCACGCATAGGGTTGCTATTGCCGAGGGACAAGCGCAAGTCGATCAGATTTTTGCCTTATTCGATAGCGGTGAAGCCATGACCCGTGAATCTATCGAGCAAAACTTATCACTGCTGGAAAAACTCATTTCGAGTGATGATATTGAGCGCATCGAAAAACTGAATCTGCTCAAATGCTGGAATCAGCCTTTTGAGACCGAAGAGGATGTGTTGCACTCGCTTCAGCACATTGAACAGACAATGGCACAGATCCCGCCACACGCATCACCGCATTTTCTTACCGACTTTACTCTCTGCCATGCTTGGTTTTTACAGCAAAAGGGCGATATTAATGGCGCCATGTCGGGTTATACCAAAAGTATTCAGAGCGCCTATGAGCATGAAGATATTAGACTCATTGCCGATGCTCGCAGTCTGCGAGGAGCCTTATATTCCTACATTGGAGATTTTTCTGAGGCGCTAGACGATTTAGTGACCGCGCAGGGGCTGTACGAGTCCTTGAACTTAACGGGCTGGGCAAATGTCAATTTAGCGGATATTGCCACCAGCTTTAGGCGTTATGGCGACCCTGAGAGTGCGATTAAATACTACAATAAACTCAAAGAGTTTTACTCCCAAAAAGGCAATAAGGAACAAGTTGCCAACGTCACTTCCGACATCGGGATTGCCTTAGATGAAATGGGCGAACATGAGCGAGCGATTGAAAGCTTTCGTTTTAGCTATCAGTATTTTAAAGAACACAAATACCCTCTTATTGCCGCAATCAATGCGACCAATATTGCCTATAGCCTTATTCAGTTAAATCGCCTCAATGAAGCCGAAACCTATTTAAAGGAAGCGGCGCAGGAAATTACCGACAAAGAACCCAGCGCCTACAGCTTTATGAAGCTGTTTATGGCGAAAATTCGTTATCAGCAGGGGCGCTATCAAGACGCACTGGATGAACTCGCCGCCGCAGAAATTGCATTCCGTGTGATGCACAATGATCGCGGCCTCATCCAACTATTACAGCTTAAGAGTGATATCCATGCAGCTATGGGCGATCTACCTTCGGCCTACCAAGAGCTACAGCAATTTATCGCCTTGACGAAAAAGGTGGATGATAGCTCCTCTGCACACCAAACGACTGAATTAAAAGTAAAGTTTGATACTAGTTGGATCGAATCTGAAAACAAACGCTTGCTCGATAATCAAAAATTAAAGGAGCAAGAGTTAGCACTGCTCGAGAAAAATAAATCACTGCAACTTATCATCCTGCTGCTCACGGGCTTTATTTTGGCGATAGTGTCACTCTTTGCCTACAAGCAAGTGCACCGTAACCGTCACCTACAGACCATAGCCTTAACCGATTATCTGACTCAATTACCCAATCGCAGGCACATCTATGCCCAAGCGGAACTGTATTTTCAGCAGGCGATAAAACAAAAAACACCATTCTCTGTGATCATTTTCGATGCGGATCATTTTAAAAAGATTAACGATAATTTCGGCCATGAAATTGGCGACCAAGCCTTGCTGACCATAGCCCAAGCCAGCCAAGCATTAACCGCGGACCGCAATCTCATCGGCCGAATTGGCGGTGAGGAGTTTTTAATCCTCTTACCCAATACCCACGCAGAGCGCGTTTGGGAGCTGGCACACGAGTTACAAACCTTAATCACCCGTTATGGTGCCATTAATTTGCCCGTAGAGTTAAAGCTAACTGTAAGTGCCGGAGTGGCTACTTTAAATACCGAATTAGGCAAACAAGATGAAAGCTTTGCGCGGTTGCTTAAGCGTGCGGACAACGCCCTTTACGACGCCAAAAACGCAGGAAGAAACTGCGTTAAAGCCGCCAAAATGGCCGACTAA
- a CDS encoding phosphatase PAP2 family protein has translation MKKLLCAVLLLFTGASWANSDDIETSGDVVHLLLPATALGATLFYEDGNEGSWQLLKAAVSSRVIVEGLKLGVSKDRPDGSGDDSFPSGHTSDSFMAATFIQQRYGWQYGLPAYLAATYVGYTRVESDKHYLEDVLAGAAIGALAGWYFTEPYKGITVTPLAHNGVYGLYISGQF, from the coding sequence TTGAAAAAATTACTCTGTGCCGTCCTGTTGCTGTTTACGGGAGCGAGTTGGGCAAACTCGGATGATATCGAAACCTCGGGCGATGTGGTTCATCTACTCCTGCCGGCTACGGCTTTGGGCGCGACCCTATTCTATGAGGATGGGAATGAGGGCTCATGGCAATTACTTAAGGCTGCCGTCTCGAGCCGAGTCATAGTTGAAGGGCTTAAATTGGGTGTCAGTAAGGATAGACCCGATGGTAGTGGTGATGATTCTTTTCCGTCAGGGCACACCTCGGACAGCTTTATGGCGGCCACGTTTATTCAGCAGCGCTATGGCTGGCAATATGGTCTGCCGGCCTATCTTGCCGCAACTTATGTGGGCTATACCCGAGTCGAGAGTGATAAGCACTATTTAGAAGATGTGCTCGCAGGCGCAGCCATTGGCGCACTGGCGGGTTGGTATTTTACTGAGCCCTATAAAGGGATCACAGTGACACCTTTGGCCCATAATGGGGTCTATGGTTTATATATTAGTGGCCAATTTTAA
- a CDS encoding DUF3069 domain-containing protein translates to MAEVSVEYRETAERISHNVANKVLPMAKMPESLLAAYQGLCAELLLDREDKFATAWEALPASARNLMPQAEFHGFYIANAWLQLSRVAQEISEQADTDEAINENEYNGIFGRLADESLKECVRKLKKARTDRSMLNSFKQVMAP, encoded by the coding sequence ATGGCTGAAGTATCAGTTGAGTATCGTGAAACCGCCGAGCGGATTTCCCACAATGTTGCCAATAAAGTGCTACCTATGGCAAAAATGCCTGAGAGCCTGTTAGCGGCTTACCAAGGTTTATGCGCCGAGTTGTTACTCGATCGCGAAGACAAATTTGCCACGGCTTGGGAGGCATTGCCTGCCAGCGCTCGTAACTTGATGCCGCAGGCTGAGTTCCACGGTTTTTATATTGCCAATGCGTGGTTGCAACTTAGCCGTGTCGCCCAGGAGATTTCTGAGCAGGCCGATACCGATGAGGCCATCAATGAGAATGAGTACAACGGTATTTTCGGTCGCTTAGCCGATGAGTCACTGAAAGAGTGCGTGCGGAAATTAAAGAAAGCGCGTACTGACCGTTCTATGCTCAACAGCTTTAAACAGGTGATGGCGCCTTAA
- a CDS encoding NAD-dependent malic enzyme, whose amino-acid sequence MDDNKRPLYLPFAGPAILEAPLINKGSAFSEEERIFFNLEGLVPYAIETIEEQASRAYDQFRSFNNDLDKHIYLRNIQDTNETLFYRLVQNHISEMMPIIYTPTVGLACERFSKNYRRNRGLFISYPNKDRIDDILNNSTRQKVKIIVVTDGERILGLGDQGIGGMGIPIGKLSLYTSCGGISPAYTLPITLDVGTDNPQLLEDPMYMGWRHPRIGGEEYAEFIEAFMQAVHVRWPDTLIQFEDFAQKNAMPILERYKDRYCCFNDDIQGTAAVTVGSLLAACKAAGTELNKQRIAFLGAGSAGCGIAEAIVAQMVSEGISDEQARSQVCMVDRWGLLLDNMPNLLPFQQKLAQKCADISNWNNFSDNISLLDVVNNAKPTVLIGVSGAPGLFTEEIVRAMHSHCERPIIFPLSNPTSRVEATPKDILHWTSGQALVATGSPFEPVVVDGETYEIAQCNNSFIFPGIGLGVLASGARHVSDAMLMASSRALAECSPLAINGSGPLLPKLEDIHSVSKHIAFAVGKVAIEQGLSLPASDELLMQSIEDNFWKPEYRRYKRTSF is encoded by the coding sequence ATGGACGATAATAAACGCCCCCTCTATCTTCCGTTTGCAGGACCTGCCATTCTTGAAGCACCCTTAATTAACAAGGGCAGTGCATTTTCGGAAGAAGAGCGTATTTTCTTTAACCTCGAAGGCTTAGTACCCTACGCCATTGAAACCATTGAAGAACAGGCTTCACGCGCCTACGATCAGTTCAGAAGTTTCAATAACGATCTCGATAAGCACATCTATCTGCGCAACATTCAAGACACCAACGAAACCCTGTTTTATCGTTTAGTGCAAAACCACATCAGCGAAATGATGCCAATTATCTACACCCCGACGGTAGGTTTGGCCTGTGAGCGCTTCTCGAAAAACTATCGCCGTAACCGTGGTCTGTTCATCTCTTACCCGAATAAGGACAGAATCGACGACATCCTCAATAACTCGACTCGCCAAAAAGTAAAAATCATCGTTGTGACCGACGGTGAGCGCATCTTAGGCTTAGGCGACCAAGGTATTGGCGGCATGGGGATCCCGATTGGTAAATTGTCACTCTACACCAGCTGTGGTGGGATCAGCCCCGCATACACACTGCCAATTACCTTAGACGTAGGTACCGATAATCCACAGTTGCTGGAAGATCCTATGTACATGGGTTGGCGCCATCCACGTATTGGCGGCGAGGAGTATGCCGAGTTTATCGAAGCCTTTATGCAAGCCGTGCATGTACGTTGGCCAGATACACTGATCCAATTCGAAGACTTTGCCCAAAAGAATGCGATGCCAATCCTTGAGCGTTATAAGGATCGCTACTGCTGCTTTAACGATGACATTCAAGGCACCGCCGCCGTGACTGTGGGTTCATTACTCGCCGCCTGTAAAGCCGCGGGCACAGAGCTGAATAAACAGCGCATCGCCTTCTTAGGTGCCGGTAGCGCAGGTTGCGGTATTGCCGAAGCTATCGTTGCACAAATGGTGTCTGAAGGGATCAGCGACGAGCAAGCCCGCAGCCAAGTTTGCATGGTTGACCGTTGGGGCCTGCTGCTCGACAACATGCCTAACCTGTTGCCATTCCAACAAAAATTGGCTCAAAAATGTGCCGACATCAGCAACTGGAATAACTTCAGCGACAATATTTCACTGCTCGATGTGGTCAATAACGCTAAGCCAACGGTGCTGATTGGCGTATCGGGCGCACCGGGTCTATTTACCGAAGAAATTGTTCGTGCAATGCATAGCCACTGCGAACGCCCAATTATCTTCCCACTGTCGAACCCCACCAGCCGTGTTGAAGCGACGCCAAAAGACATTCTGCACTGGACGTCTGGCCAAGCCTTAGTGGCAACGGGTAGCCCGTTTGAACCTGTTGTTGTCGATGGCGAAACCTATGAAATCGCGCAATGTAACAACAGCTTTATCTTCCCAGGCATTGGTTTAGGGGTACTCGCCTCGGGTGCTCGCCATGTCTCCGATGCGATGTTAATGGCATCGAGCCGCGCGCTCGCCGAATGCTCACCGTTAGCCATTAATGGCTCAGGACCACTCCTGCCAAAACTGGAAGATATTCACTCAGTAAGTAAGCATATTGCGTTTGCCGTCGGTAAAGTGGCGATTGAGCAAGGCCTATCCTTGCCTGCGAGTGATGAGCTGCTGATGCAATCTATCGAAGATAATTTCTGGAAGCCAGAGTACCGCCGTTATAAGCGTACGTCTTTCTAA
- a CDS encoding DUF1456 family protein, with protein MINNDILRRLRFVFDFNNAKMIKIFAKVGREVPTEEMISLLRKEEEEGYKACNDTTLCQFLDGLIIEKRGLREGAEIPKPVSKLNNNLIFKKLRVALEMREEDIMATLALAEVQMSKSELSALFRNPDHKNFKACGDQILRNFIRGLSLKYRGV; from the coding sequence ATGATTAACAATGATATTTTGCGCCGTTTGCGCTTCGTGTTTGATTTCAACAATGCCAAAATGATTAAGATCTTTGCCAAAGTTGGAAGAGAAGTGCCAACCGAAGAGATGATTAGTCTGCTGCGCAAAGAAGAGGAAGAAGGCTATAAGGCCTGTAACGACACGACCCTATGTCAGTTTTTAGATGGTCTTATCATCGAAAAACGCGGTCTACGTGAAGGGGCTGAAATCCCAAAGCCAGTATCAAAATTAAACAACAACTTAATCTTCAAAAAGTTACGTGTTGCCCTCGAAATGCGTGAAGAAGATATTATGGCCACCTTAGCGCTCGCCGAAGTGCAAATGTCTAAGTCTGAGTTAAGCGCCCTGTTTCGCAACCCAGATCATAAAAACTTCAAAGCTTGTGGCGACCAGATCCTGCGTAACTTTATCCGTGGCTTATCACTAAAATATCGCGGTGTTTAA
- a CDS encoding Nramp family divalent metal transporter — protein sequence MATSQVKPLPMNWTAQLALGIKAMGPGVLMAAAAIGASHLVSSTRSGAEFGWQLAWVILGVNLLKYPFFAAGARYTAATGESLLHGYLKQGRGYLWLFTGLNVIASIASTAGVCMLTAAMLTQFIPLPIDVLALLVLISSLLLLILGHYSLLDRLTKIIMFALTLTTLIAVALALDHVKPLESQFVSPSPWQWAHVGFLVAMMGWMPAPIEVSAWNSLWLLEKQKTSPVTPAQAILDFNLGYIVTALLAVVFLALGALVMHGSGEHFSDSGAKFANQLINLYSQVMGGESRYLIGIVAFLCIFSTTVTVIDGYSRTLNMGWQLLSRAAVNETQSDKRLTGIMLSVSALGLMLILFFKGALLPLLEFVMILAFMTTVVFAWLNYRLMTSTQLPEVHRYGIKMKGLSWVGLSYLLIFAVLFIYWYLAVNV from the coding sequence ATGGCGACTTCTCAAGTAAAACCTCTCCCCATGAATTGGACAGCCCAACTGGCCCTCGGCATAAAAGCCATGGGACCCGGTGTGTTAATGGCCGCCGCCGCGATTGGGGCTTCACATTTAGTGTCATCCACCCGCTCTGGCGCAGAATTTGGCTGGCAACTCGCCTGGGTGATTCTGGGAGTAAACTTGCTGAAATACCCTTTCTTTGCCGCGGGTGCACGTTACACCGCCGCCACGGGAGAAAGCCTGCTGCATGGTTATCTTAAACAGGGCCGAGGTTATCTGTGGTTATTCACTGGACTTAATGTGATCGCCTCTATTGCGAGTACCGCTGGGGTCTGCATGTTAACCGCCGCCATGCTCACCCAGTTTATCCCCTTACCTATTGATGTGTTGGCGTTATTGGTGCTGATAAGTTCGTTGTTGTTATTGATTTTAGGGCACTATTCATTGTTGGACAGGCTGACGAAGATCATCATGTTCGCACTGACGCTCACCACCTTAATCGCCGTCGCCTTGGCATTGGATCATGTAAAACCGCTAGAAAGCCAGTTTGTCTCCCCCTCACCATGGCAGTGGGCCCATGTGGGATTCTTGGTCGCCATGATGGGTTGGATGCCAGCACCAATTGAAGTCAGCGCATGGAATTCACTGTGGTTATTGGAAAAACAAAAGACATCACCCGTTACCCCCGCCCAAGCCATCTTAGACTTCAACTTAGGCTATATCGTCACCGCCCTGTTAGCTGTGGTCTTTTTGGCCTTAGGTGCGCTGGTGATGCATGGCAGTGGTGAGCACTTTTCCGACTCTGGTGCCAAATTTGCGAACCAATTAATCAACTTATATAGCCAAGTCATGGGTGGTGAAAGCCGCTATTTGATTGGCATAGTGGCGTTTTTATGTATTTTCAGCACCACTGTCACTGTCATCGATGGCTATAGCCGAACCTTGAACATGGGTTGGCAACTGCTGTCACGCGCAGCAGTCAACGAAACCCAATCGGACAAACGCCTGACGGGCATCATGCTCAGCGTAAGCGCATTAGGGTTAATGCTCATCCTGTTTTTCAAGGGCGCCCTGCTGCCACTGCTGGAGTTTGTGATGATTTTAGCCTTTATGACTACAGTGGTTTTTGCATGGCTCAACTATCGCTTAATGACTAGCACCCAACTGCCAGAGGTTCATCGTTATGGCATAAAAATGAAAGGCCTCTCTTGGGTAGGATTAAGCTATTTGCTTATTTTTGCAGTGCTTTTTATTTACTGGTATTTAGCCGTTAACGTTTAG
- a CDS encoding PH domain-containing protein codes for MQEQTIHEAQFEDNLGLYWLLSGAAYFTLSIVGIPLLLLWFPIGLWGTRRYISNMSARLTSKKLIVRRGILTRTENTVPLDKITDIALIQGPIMRMMGLHKLTVETAGQSGAGALISLVGIVNAPDFRAQILEQKERLSEAHTTSETSAPTEDNAMLTQLVEMTASLKRIEALLAAKYNS; via the coding sequence ATGCAAGAACAAACAATTCATGAAGCCCAATTTGAAGATAATTTAGGTTTGTACTGGTTACTCTCAGGGGCCGCTTACTTCACCTTAAGTATTGTTGGTATTCCCTTGTTATTACTTTGGTTTCCTATTGGGTTATGGGGGACTCGCCGCTACATCAGCAATATGAGTGCACGCTTAACCAGCAAAAAGCTGATCGTGCGCAGAGGCATATTAACTCGCACAGAAAATACGGTTCCCTTAGATAAAATTACCGATATCGCCCTCATTCAGGGGCCGATTATGCGCATGATGGGATTACATAAACTCACGGTAGAAACTGCGGGACAATCGGGCGCGGGCGCCTTAATTAGTCTGGTTGGCATAGTCAACGCCCCCGATTTTAGGGCGCAGATTTTGGAGCAAAAAGAACGCTTAAGTGAGGCACATACCACCAGCGAGACGAGCGCTCCCACAGAAGATAACGCAATGTTGACTCAACTTGTGGAAATGACGGCAAGCTTAAAACGCATCGAAGCCCTACTCGCCGCCAAATACAATTCTTAA
- a CDS encoding TonB-dependent receptor, with translation MKRPQILPSACAIAIAMAFAPSIGYAADNGADKVERIEVTGSRIKRTDIEGPSPIQSIGKEDIANMGFDNLQQLLERMPANGAGAFSTRGNSQDSTANGGASISLRGLGPDATLVLINGRRVAASAFAEGITNSFVDINNIPVSAIERIDILKDGASAIYGSDAIAGVVNIVLKKDIEGIEVNLGYGDTPGTGYDETTASVVWGVKSEKGSASVILDYFKNDTLSATDLGRFGTADQSPYGGEDFRSSRGFPGYFYVDGVKTIDPSCPPDRATASGSCLFDYGPYNLVIPEAERIGAIGQFDYHFNDDLTAFLELAAQHNSSIAGGAPTPLDEDAALTVPGTHPNNPWGKDIEIGRFRTVDAGARRWDIESDTLRLVAGLRGTIKEWDWEASVQRGRSESTQTGDRTQGWVRTDYLQAEIDAGRYNPFGGTMNSQDVIDAITTSLVRQGLSSMTSYAANISGQAFTLADRDIMMAAGVEYREESVSDVPDEQFQRGLIFGTEAVSAAASRDQYAGYVEFSIPVTDNFELQLAGRYDHYSDFGSTTNPKVAFQWGITDELTSRGSWSTGFRAPSLAQIGLGPSRESSFFIDTYRCAADGVDCEALDYNTEFQGNSELDAEESETWNLGLIWAPSQKFDIGFDVYSITQDNKIDKQPLGDIYTANCNDQNSTVCERLAPQAGQTLGPISIIHSSFINLSSQDVQGVDLSTHYGLELDSFGDLKFGLEYSYLHNFEKDGLDYTGEYKFPQHRWLLTTNWTMDNFAANVNLSYIGEFEDTPDIDFDGVLDFETNKSRMVDAQLLVDMSGSYRFNEMFKLTLGVNNVFDEEPPFAIGDGDTDLYGYVISVHNPMGRYIYTKLTMNF, from the coding sequence ATGAAAAGACCTCAGATTCTACCCAGTGCTTGTGCTATTGCGATCGCAATGGCATTTGCCCCGAGTATTGGCTATGCAGCCGATAACGGCGCTGACAAAGTTGAACGCATTGAAGTAACGGGCTCTCGTATTAAGCGCACTGATATCGAGGGACCGTCACCCATTCAATCCATTGGCAAAGAAGATATTGCCAACATGGGTTTTGACAACCTGCAGCAGTTACTCGAACGTATGCCTGCCAACGGTGCTGGCGCTTTCTCTACCCGTGGGAATAGCCAAGACTCGACCGCAAACGGTGGTGCTTCAATCAGTTTACGTGGCTTAGGCCCTGACGCTACTCTGGTATTGATTAACGGTCGCCGTGTTGCGGCAAGTGCCTTTGCTGAAGGTATCACTAACTCCTTCGTCGACATTAACAACATTCCGGTTTCAGCGATTGAACGCATTGATATTCTGAAAGATGGTGCATCGGCGATTTACGGTTCCGATGCGATTGCGGGTGTAGTTAACATCGTCTTGAAAAAAGACATCGAAGGGATTGAGGTTAACTTAGGTTACGGCGATACCCCGGGTACGGGTTACGATGAAACCACGGCAAGCGTCGTTTGGGGCGTCAAGTCCGAAAAGGGTAGTGCGTCGGTTATTCTCGATTATTTTAAAAACGATACCTTATCGGCAACCGATTTGGGCCGTTTTGGCACAGCCGATCAAAGCCCTTACGGTGGTGAAGATTTCCGTTCCTCACGCGGTTTCCCCGGTTATTTTTATGTCGATGGTGTGAAGACTATCGACCCATCCTGTCCGCCCGATCGTGCAACGGCCAGCGGCAGCTGTTTATTTGACTATGGTCCATACAACTTAGTGATCCCTGAGGCTGAGCGTATTGGGGCTATTGGTCAATTCGATTACCATTTCAATGACGATTTAACCGCGTTCCTCGAGTTAGCCGCGCAACATAACTCTTCAATTGCGGGTGGTGCACCAACACCTTTGGATGAAGATGCGGCCTTAACTGTGCCAGGCACTCACCCAAATAATCCTTGGGGCAAAGATATTGAAATCGGTCGTTTCCGTACTGTGGATGCGGGCGCACGTCGTTGGGATATCGAGTCCGACACCCTGCGTTTAGTCGCGGGTTTACGTGGCACGATTAAAGAGTGGGATTGGGAAGCCTCGGTACAACGCGGCCGCAGTGAATCGACTCAAACGGGCGATCGTACTCAAGGTTGGGTCAGAACCGATTACCTGCAAGCTGAGATCGATGCGGGTCGCTACAATCCCTTTGGCGGCACCATGAACTCGCAGGATGTGATCGATGCGATTACCACTAGCCTAGTTCGCCAAGGTTTATCGAGCATGACGTCTTACGCGGCGAACATTTCGGGCCAAGCGTTCACGCTGGCGGATCGCGATATTATGATGGCGGCGGGTGTGGAATACCGTGAAGAAAGTGTCAGCGACGTGCCGGATGAACAGTTCCAACGTGGGCTGATTTTTGGTACCGAAGCGGTTTCTGCTGCGGCCTCCCGTGACCAATACGCAGGTTATGTGGAGTTCTCTATTCCTGTCACGGATAACTTTGAGCTGCAACTTGCGGGTCGCTACGATCACTACAGCGATTTTGGTTCAACCACTAACCCTAAAGTGGCGTTCCAATGGGGCATCACCGATGAGCTGACAAGCCGTGGTTCTTGGTCAACGGGTTTCCGCGCGCCTTCATTAGCACAAATCGGTTTAGGCCCATCACGCGAAAGTAGCTTCTTTATCGATACTTATCGCTGCGCCGCCGATGGTGTGGATTGTGAAGCGCTCGACTACAACACTGAATTCCAAGGTAACTCTGAGTTGGATGCCGAAGAGTCAGAAACATGGAACCTTGGACTTATCTGGGCGCCAAGCCAGAAGTTTGATATCGGTTTCGATGTTTACAGCATCACTCAAGATAACAAGATCGATAAGCAGCCATTGGGCGATATCTACACCGCAAACTGTAACGATCAAAACAGCACTGTGTGTGAGCGCTTAGCACCGCAAGCGGGTCAAACCTTAGGTCCTATCAGCATTATTCACTCAAGCTTTATCAACTTAAGCTCGCAGGATGTGCAGGGTGTTGACCTGTCAACCCACTATGGTCTTGAGCTAGATAGCTTTGGTGATTTGAAGTTTGGCCTAGAGTACAGCTACCTACATAACTTCGAAAAAGACGGTCTCGATTACACTGGCGAGTACAAGTTCCCACAACATCGCTGGTTACTCACCACGAATTGGACCATGGATAACTTCGCCGCCAACGTAAACCTGAGCTACATCGGTGAGTTCGAAGATACTCCAGATATCGACTTTGACGGCGTGTTAGACTTCGAAACGAACAAGTCTCGTATGGTTGATGCGCAGTTATTAGTTGATATGTCAGGTAGTTACCGTTTCAACGAGATGTTTAAGCTGACATTAGGCGTGAACAACGTATTTGATGAAGAGCCACCGTTTGCGATTGGTGACGGCGATACCGACCTCTATGGTTATGTGATTTCTGTACACAATCCAATGGGACGTTATATCTACACCAAACTGACAATGAACTTCTAA